Proteins co-encoded in one Flavivirga eckloniae genomic window:
- a CDS encoding helix-turn-helix domain-containing protein — protein MTIEIIISHIDFYVIEKLRDLRVKSEPYIDQVDLAQRIGVSEGYLGQIENPKHRSKYNIRMLSRAAKALGLKSYQDIFPSEILKDDLVRIRLKLLKSATKKHEVDKNGNVKKRFDIISIVPLTESEIKKWKKGELKYMTVIAK, from the coding sequence ATGACTATTGAAATAATAATATCCCATATAGATTTTTATGTTATTGAGAAGTTGAGAGATTTAAGGGTAAAGTCAGAGCCGTATATCGATCAGGTAGATTTGGCTCAACGCATAGGAGTATCTGAAGGGTATTTGGGGCAAATTGAAAACCCTAAACACAGATCTAAATATAATATAAGGATGCTGTCCAGAGCAGCTAAAGCTTTAGGCTTAAAATCTTATCAAGATATTTTTCCGTCTGAAATTCTTAAAGATGATTTAGTCAGAATTCGATTGAAGTTGTTAAAATCAGCTACTAAAAAACACGAAGTTGATAAAAATGGAAACGTTAAAAAGAGATTTGATATAATTTCGATTGTACCACTAACAGAAAGCGAAATTAAAAAGTGGAAGAAAGGCGAATTAAAGTATATGACGGTTATTGCAAAGTAA
- a CDS encoding very short patch repair endonuclease — protein MFLVWFYLYFRIVMTYEYKKIKVPRFSEASGFYTTKKRSKMMSKIRGKNTKPEMIFRKALWSKGVRYRVDSKQLPGRPDVSIKKYRLAIFIDGEYWHGYNWDERKAKLKTNRDFWIPKIERNIQRDKEVNQQLEDMGYTVFRFWAQEIKTNLKTCINDVMMYLDIERFNIK, from the coding sequence ATGTTTCTTGTCTGGTTTTATTTGTATTTTAGAATAGTTATGACCTATGAATACAAAAAAATAAAAGTTCCAAGGTTCAGCGAAGCATCAGGGTTTTATACCACAAAAAAGCGCTCTAAAATGATGAGCAAAATTCGTGGTAAAAACACCAAGCCAGAAATGATTTTTCGTAAAGCACTTTGGAGCAAGGGCGTACGTTATCGGGTAGACAGCAAACAACTCCCAGGGAGACCCGATGTAAGCATAAAAAAATATAGACTTGCCATTTTTATTGATGGCGAATATTGGCATGGTTATAATTGGGATGAACGAAAAGCCAAACTAAAAACGAATCGCGATTTTTGGATTCCGAAGATTGAAAGGAACATACAACGAGACAAAGAAGTTAACCAACAATTAGAAGATATGGGATATACCGTATTCCGGTTTTGGGCTCAAGAAATAAAAACCAATTTAAAAACCTGTATCAATGATGTTATGATGTATTTAGATATTGAACGATTTAACATCAAGTAA
- a CDS encoding TonB-dependent receptor, protein MKFILKLSMLCVSFLLQAQTGTIKGLVVDKQSEIPLPGATIELLNQEKSTGVITDENGYFTLSNVPLGRQTIRINYVGYEPITLPDLGVTSGKDVVVNVSLTEAYGELEAVVLTAGTNKERAVNKLAAISARQFSMEEATRFSGGRSDVGRLAANFAGVSSPDDSRNDIVVRGNSPSGLLWRLEGIPIPSPNHYSSFGTTGSPVSALNTNMLKNSDFITSAFPAEYGNAIGGVFDLGFRKGNTDDYEFTVQAGVFTGIEAMAEGPLGKKNGSFLVAGRYSLISLVSGGGTSATPNYSDISYNIDLGTGTLGNISLFGVIGNSDIEFLGDEIEKDDLFAAEDENSFVKSSFNVFGLNHRITIGKKSYLKTVAAISSSGNNYTEDRFIDKDTPNERIIKYTESDSKNNRITASTLFNSKLNKHITLRTGVIFENLKLKSFLKDRDEQPDLNNDGDPDLFTFRDTDESLNLFQPYIQGRFRLSKKLTLNAGVHAQYSSLNSQFVIEPRGALNYKIAPKHNLSLGYGIHHQTIPLPILFLNENVNGELVQTNKNLDFTRSEHYVFGYDVKLAKSWRAKAEIYYQNITKAAVEPFPSSYSSLTEGADFEFNNNVFSLKNEGKGYNQGIELTVEKFFSNGFYGLLTSSFFESKYKGSDGIERNTPFNNEYVTNLLAGKEITVGKAKKNVLFFDTRFSISGGRYYTPINLEASQQTGFEVLLEDQAFSKQYDNYMRWDFKVGFKMNSKRKKQSHQFFVDIQNLTNKKNIFERRYNRLTNDINRIDQIGLFPDVGYRFQF, encoded by the coding sequence ATGAAGTTTATATTAAAATTGTCCATGTTATGTGTTTCATTTTTACTGCAAGCACAAACTGGAACCATTAAGGGATTGGTAGTCGACAAACAATCGGAAATTCCACTTCCTGGCGCTACCATTGAATTATTAAATCAAGAAAAATCTACCGGAGTTATAACTGACGAAAACGGATATTTCACTTTAAGCAATGTGCCTTTAGGCAGGCAAACTATACGCATTAATTATGTGGGCTACGAACCTATAACCCTACCAGATCTGGGTGTTACTTCTGGTAAGGATGTTGTTGTAAATGTAAGTTTAACGGAAGCTTACGGTGAATTAGAGGCCGTAGTTTTAACTGCCGGAACGAATAAGGAAAGAGCTGTAAATAAACTCGCTGCAATCTCTGCACGTCAGTTTAGTATGGAGGAAGCTACTCGTTTTTCTGGCGGCAGAAGTGATGTTGGAAGATTAGCCGCAAACTTTGCGGGTGTTTCCTCTCCCGACGATAGCAGAAACGACATTGTAGTTCGTGGTAATTCACCATCGGGGTTATTATGGCGGTTAGAAGGTATCCCTATTCCCAGCCCTAATCATTATTCCTCATTTGGCACAACGGGAAGCCCTGTTTCGGCATTAAATACCAACATGCTTAAAAATTCCGATTTTATAACGTCTGCTTTCCCAGCAGAATATGGTAACGCTATAGGAGGAGTTTTCGATTTAGGCTTTAGAAAGGGAAATACCGACGACTACGAATTCACAGTTCAAGCAGGTGTATTTACAGGTATTGAAGCTATGGCAGAAGGTCCGTTAGGCAAAAAAAATGGTTCTTTTTTAGTGGCGGGCAGATATTCTTTAATAAGTCTTGTTAGTGGCGGTGGCACTTCTGCAACCCCAAATTATAGTGATATTTCCTATAATATTGATTTAGGAACTGGTACTCTTGGCAACATATCGCTATTTGGGGTTATTGGAAACTCAGATATCGAGTTTTTAGGAGACGAAATCGAAAAGGATGATCTGTTTGCTGCAGAAGACGAAAACTCATTCGTTAAATCTAGCTTTAATGTTTTTGGGCTTAACCACCGCATTACCATTGGCAAAAAAAGCTACTTAAAAACAGTAGCTGCTATATCTAGTTCTGGTAATAATTATACAGAAGATCGATTTATAGATAAAGACACACCTAACGAACGTATTATTAAGTACACAGAATCGGATAGCAAAAATAACCGCATTACAGCTTCAACCTTATTCAATTCTAAGTTAAACAAGCATATCACCTTAAGAACCGGGGTTATTTTTGAAAATCTTAAACTAAAATCCTTCTTAAAAGATAGAGATGAACAACCAGATTTAAACAACGATGGTGATCCCGATTTATTTACTTTTAGAGATACAGATGAAAGTCTAAACTTATTTCAACCATATATTCAAGGGCGTTTTAGACTCTCTAAAAAGCTTACTTTAAATGCAGGGGTACACGCGCAATACAGTTCTTTAAACAGCCAATTCGTAATAGAACCCAGGGGTGCATTGAATTATAAAATCGCTCCAAAGCATAACCTAAGTTTAGGTTATGGCATACATCATCAAACTATTCCCTTACCGATTCTGTTTTTAAACGAAAACGTTAATGGTGAATTGGTACAGACCAATAAGAATCTGGATTTTACACGAAGTGAACATTATGTGTTTGGTTATGATGTAAAATTGGCAAAAAGCTGGAGAGCAAAAGCAGAGATTTATTACCAAAACATTACTAAAGCTGCGGTAGAGCCTTTTCCGTCGAGCTATTCTTCTTTAACAGAAGGTGCCGATTTTGAATTTAACAATAATGTCTTTTCTCTTAAAAATGAAGGAAAAGGGTATAACCAAGGGATAGAGTTAACGGTTGAAAAGTTTTTTAGCAACGGATTCTATGGGCTACTAACCTCATCTTTTTTTGAAAGTAAATACAAAGGCAGCGATGGTATTGAAAGAAACACACCGTTCAATAATGAATATGTTACTAACCTGTTAGCTGGTAAAGAAATAACTGTGGGTAAAGCCAAAAAAAATGTTCTGTTTTTCGATACGCGTTTTTCTATTTCTGGCGGACGTTATTATACGCCTATAAATTTAGAAGCTTCACAACAAACAGGCTTCGAAGTACTTTTAGAAGATCAGGCTTTCTCAAAACAGTACGATAATTATATGCGCTGGGATTTTAAGGTTGGTTTTAAAATGAATAGCAAAAGGAAAAAACAATCGCACCAGTTTTTTGTAGATATTCAAAACTTAACCAATAAGAAAAATATATTCGAACGCCGATATAACCGTTTAACAAACGATATAAACCGGATAGATCAAATAGGACTTTTTCCAGATGTGGGTTATCGCTTCCAATTTTAA
- a CDS encoding sensor histidine kinase: MIKTAQIKKIGFRFLVINIIFLLIKLTVNTKEKHLNGEDPINEPVFYYVSAIIFFLLTWEINDWLIKRKNKDVLKSNMSFYNSLDVLVKTLAIMLPFMALSYYLAIFEFNYICRIDAEDPWLQFRVDFLRAALLLFSLTVFNLFYYTTKRAKEIESSLHQLKQEVITSKYNSLKNQISPHFLFNSLNTLTSLMYEDRDLASDFVTRLASCYRYILDNKEKDLVTLEKELNFLDSFIFMMNVRHKESLSITTNILVNPKGFSIPTLSLQMLVENALKHNYFSKEKPLEVNIYSNDKNLVIQNTLRKRKEEPSTKLGISNIKKRYAFYTNEQIVIEEKNDIYKIEIPLLHKAIKQFDMPLES, from the coding sequence ATGATTAAGACTGCACAAATAAAAAAAATAGGGTTTAGGTTTCTGGTTATCAATATTATTTTTCTATTGATAAAGCTTACCGTTAATACTAAAGAAAAACATCTTAATGGCGAAGACCCTATAAATGAACCTGTTTTTTATTATGTGTCTGCGATTATATTCTTTCTGCTTACTTGGGAAATAAACGATTGGTTAATTAAAAGGAAGAACAAGGATGTATTGAAATCTAACATGAGTTTTTATAATAGTCTAGATGTTTTAGTAAAAACATTGGCAATCATGTTACCTTTTATGGCGCTATCGTATTATTTAGCGATTTTTGAATTTAACTATATATGTAGAATTGATGCGGAAGATCCCTGGTTACAATTTCGTGTAGACTTTTTAAGAGCCGCATTATTGCTTTTTTCCCTAACTGTTTTTAACCTGTTTTATTACACCACAAAGCGGGCAAAGGAAATTGAAAGTTCTTTACACCAACTAAAGCAGGAGGTCATAACCTCGAAGTATAACTCGCTAAAAAACCAAATAAGCCCACATTTTTTATTTAATAGTTTAAATACGTTAACCTCGTTAATGTACGAAGATCGCGATCTGGCATCAGATTTTGTAACGAGATTAGCTTCGTGTTATCGTTATATCCTGGATAATAAGGAGAAAGATTTAGTAACCTTGGAAAAGGAATTAAACTTTTTAGATTCATTTATATTTATGATGAATGTGAGGCACAAGGAATCATTATCCATAACAACCAATATTTTAGTTAACCCTAAAGGCTTTTCAATACCAACACTGTCTTTGCAAATGTTGGTAGAGAATGCGCTTAAGCATAACTATTTTTCAAAGGAGAAACCTTTGGAAGTTAATATATATTCTAATGATAAAAACCTAGTTATACAAAACACATTGCGTAAAAGAAAAGAAGAACCATCAACTAAACTAGGTATTAGTAATATTAAAAAGCGTTATGCTTTTTATACGAATGAACAGATAGTTATCGAGGAAAAAAATGATATTTACAAAATTGAAATTCCGTTATTGCATAAAGCCATAAAACAATTTGATATGCCCTTAGAATCTTAA
- a CDS encoding LytR/AlgR family response regulator transcription factor produces MKALIIEDENIASKRLANLVKELAPDIEILDRVSSVEGGITWFKNNTLPDLIFLDIQLNDGYGFDIIDELKEHPPIIFTTAYNEYAIRGFKYNGLDYLLKPIDKKDLEKALNKFRKTRLIPEKENEQKYEQLKNLFSKAYKRRFMVKIGNQFNSFNVEDIAYFKSHEGLIYLRNINGKKYPIEYSLDQLEDILDPIQFFRINRKYMVSVNAVNEIHSYFNSRLLLKLEPSEEEQIIVSRERTTNFKKWLDC; encoded by the coding sequence ATGAAAGCTTTAATTATAGAAGATGAAAATATAGCATCAAAGCGATTGGCCAACCTGGTAAAAGAACTGGCACCAGATATTGAGATTTTAGACCGTGTAAGCTCTGTAGAGGGAGGCATAACCTGGTTTAAGAATAATACATTACCAGATTTAATATTTTTGGATATACAACTAAATGATGGCTATGGGTTTGATATTATTGATGAGTTAAAAGAACATCCCCCAATAATTTTCACCACTGCTTACAACGAATATGCTATAAGGGGATTTAAGTATAATGGTTTGGACTATTTACTAAAACCAATAGATAAAAAGGATTTAGAAAAAGCTTTAAACAAGTTTAGAAAGACAAGATTAATCCCTGAAAAAGAGAATGAGCAGAAGTACGAACAGTTAAAAAATCTTTTTTCCAAAGCATATAAACGGCGCTTTATGGTAAAGATTGGAAATCAATTTAATAGCTTTAATGTAGAGGATATAGCATATTTTAAGTCTCATGAAGGTTTAATTTATCTGCGAAATATTAATGGAAAAAAATATCCTATAGAGTATTCTTTAGATCAATTAGAAGATATTCTGGACCCTATTCAGTTTTTTAGAATCAATCGGAAATATATGGTTTCTGTTAATGCTGTAAATGAAATACACAGCTATTTTAATAGTAGATTACTATTAAAACTAGAACCGAGTGAAGAAGAACAAATTATAGTATCCAGAGAACGAACCACTAATTTTAAAAAGTGGTTGGATTGTTAA
- the ahcY gene encoding adenosylhomocysteinase, with translation MSTKTIPYVANKVKDISLADWGRKEIELAEAEMPGLMSLREEYKDSQPLKGARIAGCLHMTIQTAVLIETLQALGAEVTWSSCNIFSTQDQAAAAIAAAGTAVYAWKDMTEEEFDWCIEQTLFFGEDRKPLNMILDDGGDLTNMVLDKYPELAAGINGLSEETTTGVHRLYERVKNGTLPMPAINVNDSVTKSKFDNKYGCKESAVDAIRRATDIMLAGKRVTVCGYGDVGKGTAASFKGAGSIVTVTEIDPICALQAAMDGFEVKKLETVIGNTDIVITTTGNKDIVQGRHFEALKDKAIVCNIGHFDNEIDMAWLNENHGHTKTTIKPQVDKYNVNGNDVIILAEGRLVNLGCATGHPSFVMSNSFTNQTLAQIELWNNADAYKNEVYMLPKTLDEKVAKLHLAKIGVELTELREEQAEYIGVRVEGPFKPEHYRY, from the coding sequence ATGAGCACAAAAACAATTCCTTATGTAGCTAACAAAGTGAAAGATATTTCGCTTGCAGATTGGGGTAGAAAAGAAATAGAATTAGCTGAAGCAGAAATGCCAGGGCTTATGAGTTTACGTGAAGAGTACAAAGACTCGCAACCTCTTAAAGGGGCAAGAATTGCCGGATGTTTACACATGACCATCCAAACGGCTGTTTTAATTGAGACTTTACAAGCTTTAGGAGCAGAGGTTACTTGGAGTTCTTGTAACATATTCTCTACTCAAGATCAGGCTGCTGCTGCGATTGCTGCTGCCGGAACGGCTGTTTATGCTTGGAAAGACATGACTGAAGAGGAATTCGACTGGTGTATCGAGCAAACACTTTTCTTTGGTGAAGACAGAAAACCTCTTAATATGATACTTGATGATGGTGGTGATTTAACTAATATGGTTTTAGATAAATATCCAGAATTAGCTGCTGGAATTAATGGTTTATCTGAAGAAACCACTACTGGTGTGCACAGACTTTACGAACGTGTAAAGAATGGTACTTTACCAATGCCTGCCATTAATGTTAACGACTCGGTTACAAAATCGAAATTCGATAACAAATACGGTTGTAAAGAAAGTGCTGTAGATGCTATTCGTCGTGCTACGGATATCATGTTAGCTGGAAAACGTGTTACAGTTTGTGGTTATGGCGATGTTGGTAAAGGTACTGCTGCTTCGTTTAAAGGTGCGGGAAGTATAGTTACTGTTACAGAAATCGATCCTATTTGTGCTTTACAAGCTGCTATGGACGGTTTTGAAGTTAAAAAACTAGAAACTGTTATTGGTAATACAGATATTGTAATAACGACTACTGGAAATAAAGACATTGTACAAGGACGTCACTTTGAAGCGTTAAAAGACAAAGCTATTGTTTGTAACATCGGGCATTTCGACAATGAAATCGATATGGCATGGTTAAACGAAAATCACGGTCATACAAAAACAACTATTAAGCCTCAGGTAGATAAATACAATGTTAATGGTAATGATGTTATCATTCTTGCCGAAGGGCGTTTAGTAAACTTGGGTTGTGCTACAGGTCACCCAAGTTTTGTAATGAGTAACTCGTTTACAAACCAGACTTTAGCACAGATAGAGCTTTGGAACAATGCTGATGCTTATAAAAATGAGGTATACATGTTACCAAAAACCTTAGATGAAAAAGTAGCCAAGTTACACTTAGCTAAAATAGGTGTTGAGTTAACTGAGCTTCGTGAAGAACAAGCCGAATACATTGGTGTAAGAGTTGAAGGTCCATTTAAGCCTGAGCACTATAGATACTAA
- a CDS encoding 4'-phosphopantetheinyl transferase family protein, translated as MPLYKTIHPDSKTIVKIWKIDESYDDLMESTHLKPKSLERVLRMKSELHQRGFLSVRCLLAEFGYQDSDLFYDEHGKPHLKDGKQISITHSFNFSAVIVSDLIVGIDIEKQREKITIIAHKFVDYEEDYLNKDGASYIRKLTAIWCVKESLFKLFATPGLSFRKHCLVIPFSIKDNETIAWVDYETKKCRYNIRFLEFEGFTCAYAIA; from the coding sequence ATGCCTCTCTATAAAACGATACACCCAGATTCAAAAACTATTGTTAAAATCTGGAAGATTGATGAGTCTTATGACGATTTAATGGAATCCACACACTTAAAGCCTAAAAGTTTAGAACGTGTTTTAAGAATGAAAAGTGAATTGCATCAACGTGGCTTTTTGAGTGTACGTTGCTTACTGGCCGAATTCGGGTATCAAGATTCGGACTTGTTTTATGATGAGCATGGAAAACCACACTTAAAAGACGGGAAGCAAATATCTATTACACATTCCTTTAATTTTTCGGCAGTTATTGTTAGCGATCTTATTGTTGGTATTGATATAGAAAAGCAACGTGAAAAAATTACCATTATAGCCCATAAATTTGTTGACTACGAGGAAGACTATTTAAATAAAGATGGTGCAAGTTATATAAGGAAACTTACTGCAATCTGGTGTGTAAAAGAATCGTTGTTCAAATTATTTGCAACACCTGGATTAAGCTTTAGAAAGCACTGTTTGGTAATACCATTTTCCATTAAGGATAACGAAACTATAGCATGGGTTGATTACGAAACAAAAAAGTGCCGCTATAATATTCGTTTTTTAGAGTTTGAAGGATTTACCTGTGCTTACGCTATTGCTTAA
- a CDS encoding geranylgeranylglyceryl/heptaprenylglyceryl phosphate synthase, protein MTQVYNDILASVSKQEKLLAVLIDPDKMLLDKVQGFINKVNTSVATHIFVGGSTVDENTTGVLVAEIKKYTKHPVVLFPGDVTQITNHADAILFLSLISGRNPEYLIGKHITSVSKLKETNLDVISTGYVLIENGKATAVERVTETKPIPRANIQYIVDTAKAGEFLGMKMIYLEAGSGAKTPVSKEIILKVKEALNIPLIVGGGIRSKEQLENAYKAGANLVVIGTAFEENESFFNELKK, encoded by the coding sequence ATGACTCAAGTATATAACGACATATTAGCATCGGTTTCTAAGCAAGAAAAACTTTTGGCGGTTTTAATAGACCCTGATAAAATGTTGCTTGATAAAGTACAGGGCTTTATTAATAAAGTAAACACCTCAGTAGCGACTCATATTTTTGTGGGAGGAAGTACTGTTGACGAAAACACAACTGGCGTTTTAGTAGCCGAAATAAAGAAGTATACAAAACACCCCGTGGTTTTATTCCCAGGCGATGTCACTCAAATTACCAATCATGCAGATGCCATTTTATTTCTCTCTTTAATTTCGGGAAGAAACCCGGAGTATTTAATAGGTAAACACATAACGTCTGTTTCGAAACTAAAAGAAACAAACCTCGATGTTATTTCTACCGGTTATGTTTTAATAGAAAACGGAAAAGCTACAGCAGTTGAAAGAGTTACAGAAACAAAGCCAATACCAAGAGCTAATATTCAATATATTGTAGATACAGCAAAAGCGGGCGAATTTCTAGGAATGAAAATGATTTATCTTGAAGCTGGAAGTGGTGCTAAAACACCGGTTTCAAAAGAAATTATATTAAAAGTTAAGGAAGCACTAAATATTCCGTTAATAGTTGGCGGTGGTATAAGAAGTAAAGAACAATTAGAAAACGCATATAAAGCTGGAGCTAATTTAGTAGTTATTGGTACGGCTTTTGAAGAGAATGAATCGTTTTTTAATGAATTAAAAAAGTAA
- a CDS encoding thiamine-binding protein, which translates to MKISVELTLTPLQDNFEPAIIHFIKKLRASNLKVLENPLSTQVYGDYDEVMNLLTVEIKEAFELIEKGLLYMKIVKSDRHDYEPHF; encoded by the coding sequence ATGAAAATATCAGTAGAGCTTACATTAACACCGTTACAGGACAATTTCGAGCCTGCCATTATTCATTTTATTAAGAAGCTAAGAGCTTCTAATCTTAAGGTTCTGGAAAACCCTTTAAGCACTCAGGTTTATGGCGATTACGATGAGGTAATGAATTTGCTCACTGTAGAGATTAAAGAAGCTTTCGAACTTATTGAAAAAGGCTTATTGTATATGAAGATCGTAAAATCGGACAGGCACGATTATGAACCCCATTTTTGA
- the pnuC gene encoding nicotinamide riboside transporter PnuC: MNPIFDFFFGQYSDYETIDVLLEIIAVIFGFLSVWYSKQNKILVFPTGMISTIIFVYLLFKWELLGDMMINGYYFVMSVYGWYVWTRKVDETHVTPISITTPKERLISVFIFLATLLFVFLVYKTFDKWTGWVAYIDTFTTAIFFVGMWLMARRKLENWLFWIVGDLISVPLYFYKGFTFTSLQYLGFTFIAIFGYIAWKKSINNNRQIA, translated from the coding sequence ATGAACCCCATTTTTGATTTTTTTTTCGGGCAGTATTCAGATTATGAAACGATAGACGTATTATTAGAAATAATAGCGGTTATTTTTGGGTTTCTCTCTGTTTGGTATTCAAAGCAAAATAAAATTTTGGTTTTTCCAACAGGTATGATAAGTACAATAATATTTGTGTATTTATTGTTTAAGTGGGAACTTTTAGGAGATATGATGATAAACGGATATTACTTTGTAATGAGCGTTTATGGATGGTATGTTTGGACGAGAAAAGTAGATGAAACACATGTGACTCCAATTTCAATAACAACACCTAAGGAGCGATTAATAAGTGTATTTATATTTCTGGCGACTTTATTGTTTGTGTTTTTGGTTTATAAAACGTTTGATAAATGGACGGGTTGGGTAGCTTATATTGATACGTTTACTACAGCCATATTTTTTGTAGGCATGTGGTTAATGGCAAGACGAAAATTAGAAAATTGGCTTTTTTGGATTGTAGGCGATTTAATATCGGTGCCGTTATATTTTTATAAAGGGTTTACATTTACCAGTTTACAATATTTAGGATTTACATTTATAGCTATATTTGGTTACATAGCATGGAAGAAAAGTATAAACAACAACCGGCAAATTGCATAA
- a CDS encoding AAA family ATPase codes for MEEKYKQQPANCIKVVLFGPESTGKTTLSRQLARHYNSVWVPEYAREYLQNKWNNERKTCEPDDLLPIAEGQMKLENELAQKTDTVLICDTDLLETKVYSEAYYLGSCDPVLEKFALENTYNLYFLTYIDTPWEADDLRDKPDHREDMFEAFQNELIKSNKPYVLLKGNKKQRLETAVKYIDKLLKEN; via the coding sequence ATGGAAGAAAAGTATAAACAACAACCGGCAAATTGCATAAAGGTGGTTTTGTTTGGTCCGGAATCTACCGGAAAAACAACCTTGTCAAGACAGTTGGCCAGACACTATAACTCGGTTTGGGTACCAGAATATGCGAGGGAATACCTCCAGAATAAATGGAACAATGAGCGCAAAACCTGCGAGCCAGATGATTTGTTACCCATTGCAGAGGGGCAAATGAAACTTGAAAACGAATTGGCGCAGAAAACAGATACCGTTTTAATTTGCGATACCGATTTGTTAGAAACCAAAGTATATTCAGAAGCTTACTATTTAGGGAGTTGTGATCCTGTACTTGAAAAATTTGCGTTAGAAAATACCTACAATTTATATTTTTTAACTTATATTGATACACCATGGGAAGCAGACGATCTTCGGGACAAACCAGACCATAGAGAAGATATGTTTGAAGCTTTTCAAAATGAACTAATAAAAAGTAATAAACCTTATGTATTGCTTAAGGGTAACAAAAAACAACGTCTGGAAACAGCGGTTAAATATATTGATAAACTATTAAAAGAAAATTAA